One Tumebacillus sp. BK434 genomic window carries:
- the mreD gene encoding rod shape-determining protein MreD, with protein sequence MHPLLILLTLMGALVVQSTVLQVQPFSFIAPNLIVVFLLYVSMMRGSLTALYCGLLIGLIQDILFGTYLGLYAYTFATVGYFAGMTFRSYWSRQLVMVILIMLGYSFLAELTAYGLSRLFGYAHVDLMAAVTHTVRIMIWNGVFALLLYVPSVKLLATERGRSMAEESL encoded by the coding sequence ATGCATCCGCTGCTGATTCTCCTTACGCTGATGGGGGCGCTGGTCGTCCAGTCGACCGTCCTGCAAGTGCAGCCGTTTTCCTTCATCGCGCCGAATCTGATCGTGGTCTTCCTGCTGTACGTCAGCATGATGCGCGGCTCGCTGACCGCCTTGTACTGCGGGCTGTTGATCGGCCTGATTCAAGACATTCTGTTCGGCACCTATTTGGGGCTGTATGCCTATACGTTTGCGACGGTCGGCTACTTTGCCGGCATGACGTTCCGCTCGTACTGGTCGCGCCAACTGGTCATGGTCATTCTGATCATGCTCGGGTACAGCTTCCTCGCTGAGCTCACCGCTTACGGGCTGAGTCGCTTGTTCGGCTATGCGCACGTCGACCTGATGGCGGCGGTGACCCATACGGTGCGCATCATGATCTGGAACGGAGTCTTCGCTTTGCTGCTGTACGTCCCGTCGGTCAAACTGCTGGCCACGGAGCGGGGGAGAAGCATGGCGGAAGAGTCCCTGTAA
- the mreC gene encoding rod shape-determining protein MreC gives MTRFFTSKRMMALLASFILLAALVGLTLREREKPTWPEAFLIDAFGWVQGVIYAPVHHVADFFEQIQNIKALYEENAKLKQNLNDYSSMAIQVEVLQRENKKLKDDLYKLKDISGQFDLVSANVVGRSPSSWNKEITIDVGSKNGVEKDMAVITANKGLVGRVYEVTPYHSKVLLLTDKERMGISAKVLNNDEKNIAYGIVSGATNDLSHTDKVRVEMTGITLDTKVEKGQNVVTSGLAYTLFPANLYIGKIASVTEDKLGLTQTAEIEPAASLGSLEFLYVVKKTKAEAR, from the coding sequence GTGACCCGATTTTTTACAAGCAAGAGAATGATGGCGCTTCTCGCCAGTTTCATCTTGCTCGCCGCTTTGGTTGGTCTGACGCTGCGGGAGCGGGAGAAGCCGACTTGGCCGGAAGCCTTCCTCATCGACGCGTTCGGCTGGGTGCAGGGCGTCATCTACGCTCCTGTTCACCACGTTGCCGACTTCTTTGAGCAGATTCAGAACATCAAGGCGTTGTACGAGGAAAACGCCAAGCTGAAGCAGAACCTGAACGATTATTCTTCGATGGCGATCCAGGTCGAAGTGCTGCAACGGGAGAACAAAAAGCTCAAGGACGACCTCTACAAGCTGAAGGACATCTCCGGCCAGTTCGATCTCGTGTCTGCCAACGTCGTCGGGCGCAGCCCGTCCTCGTGGAACAAAGAAATCACCATCGACGTCGGCAGCAAGAACGGCGTCGAGAAAGACATGGCGGTGATCACCGCCAATAAAGGGCTGGTCGGGCGCGTCTACGAAGTAACGCCCTATCACTCCAAAGTGCTGCTCCTCACCGACAAAGAGCGGATGGGGATCTCTGCGAAAGTCTTGAACAACGACGAGAAAAACATCGCCTACGGCATCGTCAGCGGCGCCACCAACGACTTGTCGCACACCGACAAGGTGCGGGTGGAAATGACGGGGATCACGCTCGACACCAAGGTGGAAAAAGGCCAGAATGTCGTCACATCCGGTCTCGCCTACACGCTTTTTCCGGCCAATTTGTATATCGGAAAGATCGCGAGCGTGACCGAGGACAAGTTGGGCCTGACCCAGACGGCAGAGATCGAGCCGGCCGCCAGCCTCGGTTCCTTGGAATTCCTCTATGTAGTGAAAAAAACCAAGGCTGAAGCAAGGTAG
- a CDS encoding rod shape-determining protein, with product MFNKFSRDMGIDLGTANTLVYVKGKGIIIREPSVVATRSDTGEIKAVGEEAKQMIGRTPSNIRAERPMKDGVIADFETTATMLRHFIRQATAKNKGLFFSPPRVVICVPSGITAVERRAVEDAAREAGGRDPQVIEEPMAAAIGAGLPVGEPTGSMVVDIGGGTTEVAIISLGGIVTSRSIRVAGDEMDEAIIQYIKKAYNLMIGERTAEELKMTIGSAIPSDKEETIDVRGRDLVTGLPKTLTITATEIAEALADTVNSIVEAVKITLEKSPPELAADIMDRGIVLTGGGALLKNLDRLLSRETGMPVLVAENPLDCVAIGTGKSLEYSHLFKSTDSKKRRAR from the coding sequence ATGTTTAACAAGTTTTCAAGAGATATGGGTATTGATCTGGGCACAGCCAATACTCTCGTATATGTAAAAGGCAAAGGTATTATCATTCGCGAACCGTCTGTCGTCGCCACCCGCAGCGACACCGGTGAAATCAAGGCGGTCGGGGAAGAGGCGAAGCAAATGATCGGCCGCACCCCGAGCAACATCCGTGCCGAGCGCCCGATGAAAGACGGCGTGATCGCCGACTTCGAAACGACGGCGACGATGCTTCGCCACTTCATCCGCCAGGCGACGGCGAAGAACAAAGGATTGTTCTTCTCGCCGCCGCGCGTTGTGATCTGCGTACCGTCCGGCATCACCGCTGTAGAACGCCGCGCTGTGGAAGATGCGGCGCGCGAAGCGGGCGGCCGTGACCCGCAGGTGATCGAAGAGCCGATGGCAGCTGCGATCGGCGCCGGTCTGCCCGTCGGCGAACCGACCGGCAGCATGGTCGTCGATATCGGCGGCGGCACGACCGAAGTCGCGATCATCTCGCTCGGCGGCATCGTCACCTCCCGCTCGATCCGCGTGGCGGGCGACGAGATGGACGAAGCGATCATCCAGTACATCAAGAAAGCGTACAACCTGATGATCGGTGAACGCACCGCTGAAGAGCTGAAGATGACGATCGGCTCGGCCATCCCGTCCGACAAAGAAGAGACGATCGATGTGCGCGGCCGTGACCTCGTCACCGGTCTGCCGAAGACCTTGACTATCACCGCGACCGAGATCGCCGAAGCGCTGGCCGACACGGTCAACTCGATCGTCGAAGCGGTGAAGATCACGCTGGAGAAGTCGCCGCCTGAGCTGGCTGCCGACATCATGGACCGCGGCATCGTCCTGACCGGCGGCGGCGCACTGCTCAAGAACCTCGACCGTCTTCTGTCCCGCGAGACCGGCATGCCGGTGCTGGTGGCGGAGAACCCGCTCGACTGCGTGGCGATCGGCACCGGCAAGTCGCTGGAGTACAGCCACCTGTTCAAGAGCACCGACAGCAAAAAGCGGCGTGCGCGCTAA
- the radC gene encoding DNA repair protein RadC, with protein sequence MGAVLQARQPVLVREIPKEDRPRERMMLHGAESLSNAELLAILLRTGSRGCSAVDLAEQILKRLGGIRHLIDADLNELTALPGIGVAKATELKAAIEIGRRVARLKNDARPTFASPADAADYMMDRLRFHLKEHFVVLHLDTKNRLIGEEIVSIGSLDSSIAHPREIYKTALKKSAASIICLHNHPSGDPTPSFDDVKVTRRLVEAGQILGIELLDHIIIGENCYISMQEKGWL encoded by the coding sequence ATGGGGGCAGTTCTGCAAGCCCGTCAGCCGGTCCTGGTGCGGGAGATTCCTAAGGAAGATCGTCCGCGCGAACGCATGATGCTTCATGGCGCAGAGTCGCTCAGCAACGCCGAGCTGCTCGCCATTCTGCTTCGCACGGGCTCCCGCGGCTGTTCGGCGGTCGATTTGGCCGAACAGATTCTCAAACGCCTTGGCGGCATCCGCCATCTGATCGACGCGGACCTGAATGAACTGACCGCACTCCCGGGTATCGGGGTGGCCAAAGCGACCGAGCTGAAGGCTGCCATCGAGATCGGACGCCGGGTCGCACGCCTGAAAAACGATGCGCGCCCGACGTTCGCTTCTCCCGCCGATGCGGCAGATTACATGATGGACCGCCTGCGATTTCACCTGAAAGAGCATTTTGTCGTGCTCCATCTGGACACGAAGAATCGCCTGATCGGGGAAGAGATCGTGTCGATCGGTTCGCTGGACTCCTCGATCGCTCATCCGCGCGAAATCTACAAGACTGCGCTCAAGAAAAGCGCCGCTTCGATCATTTGCCTGCACAACCATCCCAGCGGTGACCCCACGCCTAGCTTCGATGATGTCAAAGTGACCCGCCGTCTGGTGGAAGCCGGACAGATTCTGGGTATTGAACTGCTCGACCACATCATCATCGGCGAAAATTGCTACATAAGCATGCAGGAAAAAGGCTGGCTGTAG
- a CDS encoding Maf family protein — MQDQLLVLASGSPRRKELLAGLGLSFEVIVSDVDESFAPGADPVELVQELAYRKAKAVANSLSHGLVLGADTIVVSDGAILGKPVDEEDAKRMLSKLSGHAHMVYTGIAFVEAGGGQEVRDVCGTKVVMKELSPELIARYVASGHPMDKAGAYGIQGAASAFIPEIQGDYFNVVGLPVSLVADHLAGFGFEILANQEGR; from the coding sequence ATGCAGGATCAGCTGTTAGTGCTGGCATCCGGATCTCCGCGCCGGAAAGAGCTTCTGGCCGGTCTGGGACTGTCATTCGAAGTGATTGTGAGCGATGTGGACGAATCGTTTGCGCCGGGCGCAGACCCGGTGGAACTCGTTCAAGAGCTGGCGTACAGAAAGGCGAAAGCAGTTGCGAATTCTTTATCTCATGGGCTGGTCCTCGGAGCGGACACCATCGTGGTGAGCGACGGCGCCATCCTCGGCAAGCCGGTCGATGAAGAAGATGCGAAAAGAATGTTGTCCAAGTTGTCCGGACATGCGCATATGGTATACACAGGGATCGCTTTTGTGGAAGCGGGCGGCGGGCAGGAAGTGCGCGACGTCTGCGGCACCAAAGTGGTGATGAAAGAGCTGTCCCCGGAACTCATCGCGCGTTATGTGGCCAGCGGCCACCCGATGGACAAGGCGGGCGCTTACGGCATTCAAGGAGCTGCTTCCGCCTTCATCCCGGAGATTCAAGGCGACTATTTTAACGTCGTGGGCTTGCCCGTTTCTCTGGTTGCGGATCATTTGGCAGGTTTCGGATTTGAAATCCTCGCTAACCAAGAAGGCAGGTGA
- the aspA gene encoding aspartate ammonia-lyase, with protein MTAYRVEKDLLGTKDVPADAYYGIQTLRAVENFPITGIPPHVEMIRALAAVKKAAALANMEVGVLKKKIGEAIAQAADEVLDGQFHDQFIVDSIQGGAGTSMNMNANEVIANRAIELLGGAKGEYLHCSPNTHVNMAQSTNDVFPTAIRIASLNLAQGVVTELDNLRNALQAKAQEFDQVIKMGRTHLQDAVPIRLGQEFSAYARVISRDYDRVVRSLDNLREINMGATAVGTGLNADPRYIVKVAEHLRSITGLDLKRADDLVDATQNTDAYTEVSGALKICAVNLSKICNDIRLMASGPRTGLGELNLPPRQPGSSIMPGKVNPVMAEVVNQVAFQVIGNDHTISLASEAGQLELNVMEPVLVFNLLQSLSILQNALRVFRERLIEDLTANVERCRQLVEMSVGVVTAINPHVGYETATMVAKEAIQTGRSVREICLERGILTEEELDVILNPFEMTSPGIAGSKLLFGE; from the coding sequence ATGACAGCATATCGAGTTGAAAAAGACCTTCTCGGCACAAAAGACGTGCCGGCAGACGCATATTACGGCATTCAGACCCTGCGCGCCGTGGAGAACTTCCCGATCACGGGCATCCCGCCGCATGTGGAGATGATCCGCGCCCTGGCAGCCGTCAAAAAAGCGGCCGCGCTGGCGAACATGGAAGTGGGCGTCTTGAAGAAAAAGATTGGGGAAGCGATCGCCCAAGCTGCTGATGAAGTGCTTGACGGTCAATTCCACGATCAGTTTATCGTCGATTCCATCCAAGGCGGTGCCGGCACTTCGATGAACATGAACGCCAACGAGGTGATCGCCAACCGCGCGATCGAGCTGCTCGGCGGCGCGAAAGGCGAATATCTGCACTGCTCGCCGAACACGCACGTCAACATGGCGCAGTCGACCAACGACGTGTTCCCGACGGCGATCCGCATCGCCTCGCTGAATCTGGCGCAAGGCGTCGTCACAGAGCTGGACAACCTCCGCAACGCTTTGCAGGCGAAGGCACAGGAGTTTGACCAGGTGATCAAGATGGGCCGCACCCATCTGCAAGACGCGGTGCCGATCCGCCTCGGACAGGAATTTTCCGCTTATGCGCGGGTGATCTCCCGCGACTATGATCGCGTCGTGCGCTCGCTCGACAACCTGCGCGAGATCAACATGGGCGCGACGGCGGTCGGCACCGGCCTGAACGCCGACCCGCGCTACATCGTCAAAGTGGCCGAGCATCTCCGCTCGATCACCGGGCTCGACCTCAAGCGGGCTGACGATCTCGTCGATGCCACACAGAACACAGACGCCTACACCGAAGTGTCGGGCGCGCTGAAGATCTGCGCCGTGAACCTGTCGAAGATCTGCAATGACATCCGCTTGATGGCATCCGGGCCGCGCACCGGCCTCGGCGAATTGAACCTGCCGCCGCGCCAGCCGGGCTCGTCGATCATGCCGGGCAAAGTCAACCCGGTCATGGCTGAAGTGGTCAACCAGGTCGCATTCCAAGTGATCGGTAACGATCACACCATCTCGCTCGCCTCGGAAGCGGGTCAGCTGGAACTGAACGTGATGGAGCCGGTGCTCGTCTTCAACCTGCTCCAGTCCCTGTCGATTCTGCAAAACGCGTTGCGCGTCTTCCGCGAGCGCCTGATCGAAGATCTGACCGCGAACGTAGAGCGGTGCCGCCAACTGGTCGAGATGAGCGTTGGCGTCGTCACTGCGATCAACCCGCATGTCGGCTATGAGACGGCGACGATGGTCGCAAAAGAAGCGATCCAGACCGGGCGTTCCGTCCGCGAGATCTGCCTCGAGCGCGGTATCCTCACCGAAGAGGAGCTCGATGTGATCCTCAATCCGTTCGAGATGACTTCACCGGGTATCGCAGGAAGCAAGCTGCTGTTTGGTGAATAA
- a CDS encoding endo alpha-1,4 polygalactosaminidase codes for MNKMMRNLSTLCLACTLVTGVAVADTALAQPVAAVKQKPSSLTGINSYTIFYGEPKPAVLQKLTAYELVVIEPRLWTKAQVDTLKQKGVKVLGYLSVLEQYKDSDLLKQATNGDYLTIKGKRDFRSDWESWSMDINSAHYRQLLLEDYRSQVLAKGLNGVFLDTMGNADDGIWPSDVSNRQREGAVQFVASLRADFPAQTIVQNWGLTALKDRTAPYIDGILWEDFDPQVVSKDQWSQNRMKELSALKQKHGLTVLTVDIGLTGKQKTSYLQLNSKLGYVGQVIKKSYDEL; via the coding sequence ATGAATAAAATGATGCGTAACCTCTCGACCCTATGTCTTGCATGCACTCTGGTCACGGGGGTGGCCGTCGCAGACACCGCGCTGGCTCAGCCGGTCGCAGCCGTCAAGCAAAAGCCCAGCTCCCTGACCGGGATCAATTCCTATACAATCTTCTACGGCGAGCCGAAACCGGCCGTCTTGCAAAAGCTGACCGCCTATGAACTGGTCGTGATCGAACCGCGCCTGTGGACCAAGGCTCAAGTTGACACCTTGAAGCAAAAAGGGGTCAAGGTGCTCGGCTACCTCAGTGTGCTGGAGCAATACAAAGACTCCGACCTGCTGAAACAGGCAACAAACGGCGACTATCTGACCATCAAAGGCAAGCGCGACTTCCGTTCGGACTGGGAGTCCTGGTCGATGGACATCAACAGCGCACACTACCGTCAACTGCTGCTCGAAGATTATCGCAGCCAAGTGCTCGCTAAAGGTCTGAACGGCGTGTTCCTCGACACGATGGGCAACGCCGATGACGGCATCTGGCCGTCTGATGTCTCCAATCGCCAGCGTGAAGGGGCGGTGCAGTTCGTCGCCTCGCTGCGTGCGGACTTCCCGGCGCAGACGATCGTGCAAAACTGGGGCCTGACCGCGCTGAAAGACCGCACGGCGCCGTACATCGACGGCATTTTGTGGGAAGACTTCGACCCGCAGGTGGTCAGCAAAGACCAGTGGAGCCAGAACCGGATGAAAGAGCTGTCCGCCCTGAAGCAGAAGCACGGCCTCACGGTGCTGACGGTGGACATTGGGCTGACCGGCAAGCAGAAGACCAGCTATCTGCAGCTCAACAGCAAGCTCGGCTATGTGGGGCAAGTGATCAAGAAAAGCTATGATGAACTCTAA
- a CDS encoding SPOR domain-containing protein, translated as MDKPQINVHIKSKSTSKADACTRFPSRLQRGLKSSAGKGRILFPLLLATLTGVLLGVCLLLLFKGQTASGIVSATSPDAPAAQPGGVPAFGAEAELPGVSLYAMQIGVFKDRARAEALQAAVADKGVGTVIRGTEQFQVFTAVTADKAAGKQLEAALKDLEIQHYPKEFIIEARSGKLTGVAEADAKTITTGIAKELQLAAAIMPLALEPSPDASKAKALAPELAALDGELKNWQTILAKANRTEEKVLLEKMHGSLSEAVKAVQEGRGMFAAQVKLTAFYLGYESLVSNLLKSE; from the coding sequence ATGGACAAACCACAAATCAACGTACATATCAAAAGCAAAAGCACAAGTAAGGCCGACGCCTGCACCCGATTTCCATCCCGCCTGCAGCGCGGGCTGAAGAGCAGCGCCGGCAAGGGGCGAATCTTGTTTCCGTTACTTCTCGCCACGCTGACCGGCGTCTTGCTTGGCGTTTGCCTGCTCCTGTTGTTCAAAGGACAGACCGCGTCTGGCATCGTCTCCGCCACATCGCCCGATGCGCCCGCCGCACAGCCGGGCGGAGTCCCGGCCTTCGGTGCCGAGGCAGAATTGCCCGGCGTCTCCTTGTACGCGATGCAGATCGGCGTGTTCAAAGACCGCGCCCGTGCTGAAGCGCTGCAAGCGGCCGTCGCCGACAAGGGCGTCGGCACGGTAATCCGTGGAACCGAACAGTTTCAGGTCTTCACCGCCGTCACCGCTGACAAAGCGGCTGGCAAGCAACTCGAAGCGGCGCTGAAAGATCTGGAGATCCAGCACTATCCCAAGGAGTTCATCATCGAAGCTCGCAGCGGCAAGCTGACGGGCGTCGCCGAAGCGGACGCGAAAACGATCACCACCGGCATCGCGAAGGAATTGCAGCTCGCCGCCGCGATCATGCCGCTGGCGCTCGAACCGTCGCCCGATGCGTCCAAAGCCAAAGCGCTGGCGCCGGAGCTCGCCGCGCTCGACGGCGAGCTGAAAAACTGGCAGACCATCCTCGCCAAGGCGAATCGCACGGAGGAGAAAGTCCTGTTGGAAAAAATGCACGGCTCGCTGTCGGAAGCGGTGAAAGCGGTGCAAGAAGGAAGGGGTATGTTTGCCGCACAAGTTAAATTGACCGCTTTTTATCTCGGCTATGAATCGCTCGTTAGCAACTTGTTGAAAAGTGAGTAG
- a CDS encoding 3D domain-containing protein, giving the protein MQKVNRKSVYCLSAAAVALLIGGVATATSTYKTVTLEVDGQKQEISGFQVGTVGELLRDKGVTVGTEDLVQPAAIDALAEGTIITVTHAKSIQIQDGTNEVVSVKTQAGTTEELLKELGIKLNQADKTNLELRASIENGQKITITRRSEEVKVAEESIPFQTERQPDANLYTGTEKVLTSGVEGKAKITTKIVFENGKEVDRKDERTVVSAPVNQVVSYGTQQRPVVVASRGSDTNLTAMKVLTMAASAYSMPGERTASGGAAGQGTIAVDPNVIPLGTKLYIEGYGYGVASDVGGAIKGNRIDIHFDTREQALQFGRRAVKVHILN; this is encoded by the coding sequence GTGCAAAAGGTCAACCGTAAGTCTGTTTACTGCCTTTCTGCAGCGGCTGTCGCACTCCTGATCGGAGGCGTGGCAACAGCAACGTCCACTTACAAGACGGTAACCTTGGAAGTTGACGGACAGAAGCAGGAAATCTCCGGTTTCCAAGTGGGGACGGTAGGAGAGCTGTTGCGCGACAAAGGCGTGACAGTAGGAACAGAAGACTTGGTGCAACCTGCAGCTATAGACGCACTTGCAGAAGGAACGATCATCACAGTCACACATGCAAAATCCATTCAAATCCAGGACGGCACCAATGAAGTGGTCAGCGTGAAAACGCAGGCCGGCACGACAGAAGAATTGCTCAAAGAACTAGGTATCAAGCTGAATCAGGCTGATAAGACCAATCTGGAATTAAGAGCCTCCATCGAAAACGGACAAAAGATCACGATCACACGCAGATCTGAAGAAGTGAAAGTCGCAGAGGAATCCATACCTTTTCAGACCGAACGCCAGCCAGATGCCAACTTGTACACAGGCACTGAGAAAGTGCTGACATCCGGTGTGGAAGGGAAAGCCAAGATCACAACGAAAATTGTGTTCGAAAATGGCAAAGAAGTCGATCGCAAAGACGAGCGCACAGTCGTCAGCGCGCCGGTCAACCAGGTCGTCTCCTACGGAACGCAGCAGCGTCCGGTTGTGGTGGCGAGCAGGGGGAGCGATACCAACCTGACCGCAATGAAAGTGCTCACCATGGCTGCCTCGGCGTACTCGATGCCGGGAGAGCGGACTGCCTCGGGCGGTGCTGCCGGGCAGGGGACGATCGCGGTGGATCCGAACGTGATTCCGCTCGGTACGAAGCTGTATATCGAGGGATACGGATACGGAGTAGCCAGCGATGTCGGCGGGGCGATCAAAGGCAATCGAATTGACATTCATTTTGATACTCGCGAACAGGCACTTCAATTCGGCCGCCGTGCAGTGAAGGTTCACATCCTGAACTGA
- a CDS encoding A24 family peptidase, whose translation MKGRPRSSSAKLRGHRSTGVALSAFVLPIVVVHGGFSGETGVAAVLFLVLILLTVTDLQSMLMPNRIVYPSLAILFLLRLLIHQEPFFQYLLGCAVGFTALAVLGLVTNGMGGGDVKVFALIGLVLGVKGVLLALFFSCLWGTLIGLPLLWTRRIRPGQHIPFGPFILLGTFSTWAYGGALWGWYWQQWSAPADGLSFFLLVLVTLPPA comes from the coding sequence ATGAAGGGGCGTCCAAGAAGTAGCAGCGCGAAACTGCGAGGTCATCGTTCGACAGGCGTCGCCCTGTCAGCATTCGTCTTGCCGATTGTGGTAGTTCATGGGGGATTCTCCGGGGAAACAGGCGTGGCGGCGGTGTTGTTTTTGGTGCTCATCCTGCTGACTGTCACCGATTTGCAATCGATGCTGATGCCGAACCGGATCGTCTATCCGTCGCTTGCGATCTTGTTTCTGCTGCGGCTGTTGATTCATCAGGAGCCGTTTTTCCAGTACCTGCTGGGCTGTGCAGTCGGCTTTACCGCGCTGGCGGTGCTGGGGCTGGTGACGAACGGGATGGGGGGCGGCGATGTAAAAGTGTTCGCTTTGATCGGACTGGTTCTGGGGGTCAAAGGGGTGTTATTGGCCCTGTTCTTCTCCTGTCTGTGGGGCACGCTGATCGGTCTTCCGCTCTTGTGGACGCGGCGGATTCGGCCCGGCCAGCACATTCCTTTTGGTCCGTTTATCCTGCTTGGCACTTTCTCGACATGGGCTTACGGCGGCGCGCTGTGGGGGTGGTATTGGCAGCAGTGGAGCGCACCGGCAGACGGACTGTCCTTCTTTTTGTTGGTTCTTGTAACTTTACCACCCGCATAA
- a CDS encoding type IV pilus twitching motility protein PilT codes for MKMQAMLRKALELLASDVHVTVGAPPMVRVDGELRPMPEQDVLRAEDTSELAQELLGAKGWMELREGGECDLSYRLPEGERFRVQAFRSMGEVALAIRVIPSRVPTAEELGLSRTVLSFGERRQGLFLVTGPTGSGKSTTLTCLLEQINRTSRRRIITLEDPVEYVHAHQQSLIDQREVGRDTRSFADGLRAALRQDPDVIFVGEMRDLETIATAVTAAETGHLVLATLHTSDAPQTIDRILDVFPAVGQRQIRSQLASVLLGVVSQRLLPKRGGGRVAVQEILVNTPGVANLIRTEQSHQLRTAMQTGKAHGMQTFEQHLHELVCRGLIDADTANKHLSS; via the coding sequence ATGAAGATGCAGGCGATGTTGCGAAAGGCGTTGGAGCTGCTGGCGTCTGACGTGCATGTGACGGTTGGCGCGCCGCCGATGGTGCGGGTGGACGGGGAGTTGCGGCCGATGCCGGAGCAGGATGTGTTGCGTGCAGAGGACACGTCGGAGCTGGCCCAGGAACTGCTCGGTGCGAAAGGGTGGATGGAGCTGCGCGAGGGGGGCGAATGCGATTTGTCCTATCGATTGCCGGAGGGGGAGCGGTTTCGGGTGCAGGCGTTCCGCAGCATGGGAGAGGTGGCGCTGGCCATTCGGGTGATTCCAAGCCGGGTACCGACGGCGGAGGAGCTGGGGCTGTCCCGGACCGTTTTGTCGTTTGGGGAGCGGAGACAGGGCTTGTTTTTGGTGACGGGGCCAACGGGGAGCGGGAAGTCGACGACGCTCACCTGTTTGCTTGAGCAGATCAACCGGACGTCGCGGCGGCGGATCATCACGCTCGAGGACCCGGTCGAGTATGTGCATGCCCATCAGCAGAGCCTGATCGATCAGCGGGAGGTCGGGCGCGATACGCGGTCGTTTGCGGACGGGCTGCGGGCAGCGCTGCGGCAAGACCCGGATGTGATCTTCGTCGGAGAGATGCGAGATCTGGAGACGATCGCCACGGCGGTCACCGCGGCCGAGACGGGTCATCTGGTGCTGGCGACGTTGCACACGTCAGACGCCCCGCAGACGATCGACCGCATCCTCGATGTGTTCCCGGCCGTTGGACAGCGCCAGATCCGCTCCCAGCTGGCCTCCGTGCTGCTTGGCGTCGTCTCTCAGCGCCTTCTGCCCAAGCGCGGCGGCGGCCGGGTCGCCGTCCAAGAGATCCTCGTCAACACGCCCGGCGTCGCCAATCTCATCCGCACTGAGCAGTCCCACCAGCTGCGCACCGCCATGCAAACAGGCAAAGCGCACGGCATGCAGACGTTTGAGCAGCACCTGCATGAATTAGTCTGCCGCGGGTTGATCGATGCAGACACAGCAAACAAGCACCTCTCGTCCTAG